A genome region from Alistipes dispar includes the following:
- the mfd gene encoding transcription-repair coupling factor: MTVREQLAQFAAGSKPLGALCREYRSERAVVHLEELVGGALSFYASAAVARTGGVHLFVAEDRDAAAYLVNDFYNLLDEERVCFFPSSYKHSAANGAEDAQGVVQRTATMNALRSFSGAGYLVVCTYPEALAERVADAEALRRGTIAVRVGDRFSIEVLEQELADADFTRVDFVYEPGQYSVRGGIVDVFSYSESKPYRLDFFGDEVDSIRRFNISSQLSSDRLDRVEIIPDLNAARSGARVSLAQFAGPQAAWWFYDADYVLRRVNDVRRKTLADMERPEEADSLLTSRNGLLADLAGARLLLLRDNLPERPATATVRFSTAPQPKFNKNFEMLADDMIRNALRGYDTYILSENKAQVERLENIFHQIGRGQAVVRSLPVTLHEGFADNDLKLCLYTDHQIFDRYQRYRINGEIRRDEQMTVAELNQLRPGDYVVHIDHGVGRFDGLVKIEENGKTHEAIKLVYKDGDVLFVNVHSLHRIARYKSGDGEPPKVYKLGSGAWQKLKNATKKAVKDISRQLIALYAKRKASKGFAFSPDSYLQHELEASFRWEDTPDQQAATAAVKKDMESDQPMDRLVCGDVGFGKTEVAIRAAFKAAVDGKQVAVLVPTTILALQHYRSFMERLRDFPVRVEYLNRTKSSREVKQICADLAAGKIDILIGTHKMLGRQVVFRDLGLLIIDEEQKFGVAAKEKLTEMSVSVDTLTLTATPIPRTLQFSLMGSRDLSVISTPPPNRQPILTESHVFSEEIVRDAVERELARGGQVYFVHNRVEDLQTLQGMVTRLCPKARVAVGHGKMPAEQLERLIMDFIYGEFDVLVSTTIVENGIDIPNANTIIVNNAQHFGLSDLHQLRGRVGRSNQKAYCYLLSPPEELLSPDARRRLRAIEEFSDLGSGFNIAMQDLDIRGAGNLLGAEQSGFIADIGFETYQKIMQEAVAELRAEGLELPGLDAAERQAVEQLRFIDDAHIEIEVEASLPDGYVAQQAERLKLYRELDSTKDEAALEAFESRLADRFGPLPRAAKELLNVVRLRWEAIRLGMERVKVKNGLMIVHFVGEENSPYYKSDTFMQLLQRVTQRPDRFVLKQHNNRLAMTVRNVKDVEDAYKTLREL; the protein is encoded by the coding sequence ATGACCGTCCGTGAGCAATTGGCGCAGTTCGCCGCCGGGTCGAAACCCCTCGGCGCGTTGTGCCGCGAATACAGGAGCGAACGTGCCGTCGTCCATCTCGAGGAGCTGGTCGGCGGGGCGCTCTCGTTTTATGCCTCCGCGGCGGTCGCGCGGACGGGGGGCGTGCACCTCTTCGTCGCCGAGGACCGCGACGCGGCGGCCTACCTCGTGAACGACTTCTACAACCTGCTGGACGAAGAGCGCGTCTGCTTCTTTCCCTCCTCCTACAAGCATTCGGCTGCCAACGGTGCGGAGGATGCGCAGGGCGTCGTGCAGCGCACGGCGACGATGAACGCCCTGCGGAGTTTTTCCGGAGCGGGCTATCTGGTGGTCTGCACCTATCCCGAGGCGCTGGCCGAACGGGTCGCGGATGCGGAGGCGCTGCGGCGCGGGACGATCGCCGTGCGCGTCGGGGACCGCTTCTCGATCGAGGTGCTCGAGCAGGAGCTGGCCGATGCGGATTTCACGCGCGTGGATTTCGTCTATGAACCCGGGCAGTACTCCGTGCGCGGCGGCATCGTGGACGTCTTCTCCTACTCGGAGAGCAAACCCTACCGTCTGGACTTCTTCGGCGACGAGGTCGATTCGATCCGGCGGTTCAACATATCGAGCCAGCTCTCGTCGGACAGGCTCGACCGCGTGGAGATCATCCCCGACCTGAACGCCGCGCGGAGCGGCGCGCGCGTCTCCCTCGCGCAGTTCGCCGGGCCGCAGGCCGCATGGTGGTTCTACGATGCGGACTACGTGCTGCGCCGGGTGAACGACGTGCGGCGCAAAACGCTCGCGGACATGGAGCGTCCCGAGGAGGCGGATTCGTTGCTGACCAGCCGCAACGGCCTGCTGGCCGATCTGGCAGGGGCGCGGCTCCTGCTGCTGCGCGACAACCTGCCGGAGCGGCCCGCCACGGCGACGGTGCGCTTTTCGACGGCGCCGCAGCCGAAGTTCAACAAGAATTTCGAGATGCTCGCCGACGACATGATCCGCAACGCCCTGCGGGGATACGACACCTATATTCTTTCGGAGAACAAGGCGCAGGTCGAACGGCTGGAGAACATCTTCCACCAGATCGGCCGCGGACAGGCCGTCGTGCGGTCGCTGCCGGTGACCCTCCACGAGGGGTTCGCGGACAACGACCTGAAGCTGTGCCTCTACACCGACCACCAGATTTTCGACCGCTACCAGCGCTACCGCATCAACGGCGAGATCCGGCGCGACGAGCAGATGACCGTCGCCGAGCTGAACCAGTTGCGCCCGGGCGACTACGTGGTGCACATCGATCACGGCGTGGGGCGTTTCGACGGGCTGGTGAAGATCGAGGAGAACGGCAAGACGCACGAGGCGATCAAGCTCGTCTATAAGGACGGTGACGTGCTGTTCGTGAACGTCCATTCGCTGCACCGCATCGCGCGCTACAAGTCGGGCGACGGGGAGCCTCCGAAGGTCTATAAGCTCGGCAGCGGCGCCTGGCAGAAGCTCAAGAACGCCACCAAGAAGGCCGTCAAGGACATCTCGCGCCAGCTCATCGCGCTCTACGCCAAGCGCAAGGCTTCGAAGGGGTTCGCCTTCTCGCCGGACAGCTACCTGCAGCACGAGCTGGAGGCGTCGTTCCGCTGGGAGGACACGCCCGACCAGCAGGCGGCGACGGCGGCCGTCAAGAAGGACATGGAGTCGGACCAGCCGATGGACCGGCTCGTGTGCGGCGACGTGGGATTCGGCAAGACCGAGGTGGCCATCCGCGCGGCGTTCAAGGCCGCCGTGGACGGCAAGCAGGTCGCCGTGCTGGTCCCCACGACGATCCTCGCCCTGCAACACTACCGCTCCTTCATGGAGCGGCTGCGCGACTTCCCGGTGCGGGTGGAGTATCTCAACCGCACGAAATCGTCCCGGGAGGTGAAGCAGATCTGCGCCGACCTGGCCGCGGGGAAGATCGACATCCTAATCGGCACGCACAAGATGCTGGGCCGGCAGGTCGTCTTCCGCGACCTGGGGCTGCTCATCATCGACGAGGAGCAGAAGTTCGGCGTCGCGGCCAAGGAGAAGCTGACCGAAATGAGCGTTTCGGTCGATACGCTGACGCTCACCGCCACGCCCATCCCGCGCACGCTGCAATTCTCGCTCATGGGGTCGCGCGACCTGTCGGTGATCTCCACGCCGCCGCCCAACCGGCAGCCGATCCTCACCGAGTCGCACGTCTTCTCGGAGGAGATCGTCCGCGACGCCGTCGAGAGGGAGCTGGCGCGCGGCGGGCAGGTCTATTTCGTCCACAACCGGGTCGAGGACTTGCAGACCTTGCAGGGGATGGTCACGCGCCTCTGTCCGAAGGCCCGCGTGGCCGTCGGACACGGCAAGATGCCTGCCGAACAGCTCGAACGGCTCATCATGGACTTCATCTACGGGGAATTCGACGTGCTGGTTTCGACGACGATCGTCGAGAACGGCATCGACATTCCCAACGCCAATACGATCATCGTCAATAACGCCCAGCACTTCGGACTGAGCGACCTGCACCAGTTGCGCGGCCGCGTGGGACGTTCGAACCAGAAGGCCTACTGCTACCTGCTGTCGCCGCCCGAGGAGCTGCTGTCGCCCGACGCGCGGCGCCGGCTCCGGGCCATCGAGGAGTTCTCGGACCTCGGGTCGGGATTCAATATCGCCATGCAGGACCTCGACATCCGCGGCGCGGGCAACCTGCTGGGGGCCGAGCAGAGCGGATTCATCGCCGACATCGGTTTCGAGACCTACCAGAAGATCATGCAGGAGGCCGTCGCCGAACTGCGGGCCGAGGGGCTGGAGCTTCCGGGACTCGACGCCGCGGAGCGGCAGGCGGTCGAGCAACTGCGTTTCATCGACGACGCCCATATCGAGATCGAGGTGGAGGCTTCGCTGCCGGACGGCTACGTGGCGCAGCAGGCCGAGCGCCTGAAACTCTACCGCGAACTGGACTCGACGAAGGACGAGGCGGCGCTCGAAGCCTTCGAAAGCCGCTTGGCGGACCGCTTCGGTCCGCTGCCGCGCGCCGCGAAGGAGCTGCTCAACGTGGTGCGGCTCCGCTGGGAGGCCATCCGGCTGGGCATGGAGCGGGTGAAGGTCAAGAACGGACTGATGATCGTGCATTTCGTGGGCGAGGAAAATTCGCCCTATTACAAAAGCGATACCTTCATGCAACTGTTGCAGCGCGTTACGCAGCGCCCCGACCGATTCGTGCTCAAGCAGCACAATAATCGGCTGGCGATGACCGTTAGGAATGTCAAAGACGTCGAGGACGCCTACAAAACGCTCCGGGAGTTATGA